Within bacterium HR17, the genomic segment GACCCGCCCGCCACCACACGCGATGCGGGTTTTGGGCGTCACCTTGCCGTAAAGCAGCGCTGCGACAGCCGTGACGATCTTGAAAGTGGAGCCGGGCGGATGCGTCGTAGCGATGGCGCGATTTTGTAGCGGGTGTGCCCGATGCGTCACCAGCCATCGCCAGCGCTCCGGTTTGATGCCAGCGCTGAACCAATTGGGGTCAAAGGTCGGTGACGACGCCATGACCAGCACTTCACCTGTTTTGGGGTCTAACGCAACGACGGCGCCCCGTTTGCCCTGCAACGCGCGCTCAGCGACGGCTTGCAATTCCGCGTCCAAAGTCAGCACGAGTGTTTGTCCCGCACGGGCGTGTTCGCGGCGCAAGCGTTGGATAGGCGCCCCCATAGCGTCCACTTCCAGCACTTCCCGTCCGTGGTCGCCTTGCAAATAGCGGTCGTAAACGCGCTCTACGCCCATCTTGCCTGTCCAATCAAAGGGTTGCAAATCCGGGCGCTCTGCCAACTCGTCTTCGGTCACCGCGCCGACATGCCCTAAGACATGCGCCGCTAGCGTCCCGTGCGGATAAACCCGCAGGGGTTCTTCCAGCACGGTGATGCCGTGTAGCGCAAAGTTGTGTTCCATGACCCGCGTGACCGTGGCGATGTCGGCGTTGACCCGTAAGCGGACGGGCTCAAACAGCGGGACTTTATTGGCGCGGATTTTGGCGAGGGCAGCCTCTAACTCTTGCGGGGTGGTGCCGACGAGCCGACAAACGGTTTGAGCGTTGACACCGTCGGCAGAAAACTCGGCGGGCAATAAAGCGATGCTGAAGGACGGTTCGTTGGTCGCCAACACTTTGCCGTTACGGTCTAAGATAGTGCCGCGCGGGGCTTTGGTGACGATGGCACGGAGGTAGCGGCTGCGGGCTTTTTCGTCCCACTGTTCGCCCTGCCCGATTTGCAGCCACCCCAGCCGCCCACAAAACACCAGTGCCATCGCGACGACAAACAAATAGCCCACCCGTAGGCGCCTAATCGGCAGGACGGGTTGGCGTTCCGTCATCGCTACCTTCGCCCTCCGTGCGCAATTGTTCGGCGACGGATTGGAGCAACCGCCATTTGAAAGCAGGCGGCAGGTTGCGGTCCAACACGATCAGCCAACGCCCCTTGTAGCGGGCGAGACCTCCCTTGCCGCCCCAATTGCCTGTCAGGACGATGACTCCGGCTTCCGTCAACTGGCGGCGCAATTGGTCAATTTGTTCGTCCCATGACGGCGTTTTCGTCATTCTTCGCTCACCGCTTCCGGACCGTTTGACAGACCTGCACGAACGCAGCGAATAAGCGGCGTGCATGGTCTGCGTCCAGTTGGGCTTCGGGATGCCATTGGACGCCGACGATGTATTTGCCATCCGTTGCTTCAATGCCTTCCACGATGCCATCCGGGCACCGGGCAACGACCCGCAGCCCATGACCGAGTTGCTTGATGGCTTGATGGTGGGCGCTTTTGACGGTGATGTCTGTCGCGCCTAGCCATCGCGCCAGCAACGAGTTGCGCTCCACGACGACGGGATGCTCAGCGAACCAAGGCGGTTGCGCCAACTTGTGCGGCACATCTGTGCCCACTTCTGTCGGGATGTCTTGGAAAAGCGTTCCGCCAAAGGCGACATTGAGCAATTGGCAACCGAGGCAAATGCCCAAAACGGGTTTACCCATTTCTGCCATCGTGCGCGCCAAGCAGATTTCAAACGCCGCTCGGCGCCGCATCGCCGCATCGGTTTCCGTCTGGGGGAGCGGCTCGGCGCCGTAAAGGTCGGGCGGGATGTCACGCCCGCCGCTGAACACCACGCCGTCCAAGCGCGCTGCCACCGTTGGCGCCTCTTCGGGCGCAAGGGTCGGCAACAGGACAGGCACCCCGCCACCCTGCACAATCGCTTGCACATAACGGTCCTGCAACTCGTGCGCAACGCTGCCGTCCTTTTCCCGCAAGCCGCAGGTGATGCCGATGAGCGGTCGCATCGTTGTCCACCGTCCTTGCTGCACCCTTTGCTACACTTTGGCACGAGGCAGCCCATCTTGACAGGAGGGCAACGCTGTGAACGCAGCGGAACTCGCCAAAATGGCGGCGCTGGAGGACCACTACTGGTGGTTCGTCGGACGCCGGTTTATCGTCGGGGCGTTATTGCACCGATTTGGACGTCCCTTGTCCAACCCGCCGCTCATCTTGGATTTAGGCTGCGGGACAGGGGGCAGTTTTTCGCTGTTGCGTCATTGGGGCTGGGTCGTCGGTTTGGATGTTTCACCCGTCGCCTTGCAACTGGCTCGCCGACGGGGCGTGACCGCGTTGGTGCTCGGTGACGCCCAGCGATTGCCTTTTGATGACGCCACTTTTGATGTGGTCGCCGCGTTGGATGTGTTGGAACATTTGGACGACGATGCCCAAGCGCTGTGGGAAATCGGGCGCGTCCTCAAGCCCTTGGGGTTGTTGGTGTTCACAGTCCCAGCCTTTATGAGTTTATGGAGCGTGCATGACATCGCTTTAGCCCACCGGCGGCGTTATTTGCCGAGCGACCTGTTGCCCAAATTGCGACGAGCCGGGTTAAAGGTGCGCTATTGGAGTTTCGCCATTTGCC encodes:
- the mrdA gene encoding Peptidoglycan D,D-transpeptidase MrdA; its protein translation is MTERQPVLPIRRLRVGYLFVVAMALVFCGRLGWLQIGQGEQWDEKARSRYLRAIVTKAPRGTILDRNGKVLATNEPSFSIALLPAEFSADGVNAQTVCRLVGTTPQELEAALAKIRANKVPLFEPVRLRVNADIATVTRVMEHNFALHGITVLEEPLRVYPHGTLAAHVLGHVGAVTEDELAERPDLQPFDWTGKMGVERVYDRYLQGDHGREVLEVDAMGAPIQRLRREHARAGQTLVLTLDAELQAVAERALQGKRGAVVALDPKTGEVLVMASSPTFDPNWFSAGIKPERWRWLVTHRAHPLQNRAIATTHPPGSTFKIVTAVAALLYGKVTPKTRIACGGGRVVGRRFFRCWRRHATLDLEHAIGQSCDSYFYTLGLAVGPERLAHVAHLMGLGTKTGIDVPGEAKGVIPTPAWKRHRYHERWFGGDTANMAIGQGYVAATPLQMALVACAVANDGVVMRPHLLKERRDAEGRLIARTAPQVLHRINAPLSLWATVKQGMLAAVYGSGGTAGRLRDLPLRVAGKTGSSEHRKGRKTHAWFIAFAPADDPRIALCVMVEEAGHGGEVAVPIAKEVLQAFARRVAQ
- a CDS encoding Putative glutamine amidotransferase, giving the protein MRPLIGITCGLREKDGSVAHELQDRYVQAIVQGGGVPVLLPTLAPEEAPTVAARLDGVVFSGGRDIPPDLYGAEPLPQTETDAAMRRRAAFEICLARTMAEMGKPVLGICLGCQLLNVAFGGTLFQDIPTEVGTDVPHKLAQPPWFAEHPVVVERNSLLARWLGATDITVKSAHHQAIKQLGHGLRVVARCPDGIVEGIEATDGKYIVGVQWHPEAQLDADHARRLFAAFVQVCQTVRKR
- a CDS encoding putative S-adenosylmethionine-dependent methyltransferase, which encodes MNAAELAKMAALEDHYWWFVGRRFIVGALLHRFGRPLSNPPLILDLGCGTGGSFSLLRHWGWVVGLDVSPVALQLARRRGVTALVLGDAQRLPFDDATFDVVAALDVLEHLDDDAQALWEIGRVLKPLGLLVFTVPAFMSLWSVHDIALAHRRRYLPSDLLPKLRRAGLKVRYWSFAICPLLPVVFVFRKIQNWLMQDREASTALIELPEPLNRALIALLRAEALLLLRWRLPFGVSVVGVAEKVP